TCTAAACCGCCTGCGCGGCGGATAACGTGATCGCAACCTGCATCCGTTTTCTGTGTGGCTTCTAAACCGCCTGCGCGGCGGATAACAGCAGGAGCCGCAGAAATGAGCGGTGCGGACTCTTCTAAACCGCCTGCGCGGCGGATAACGACTACGGCAGGCTCGACGTGGACACGACCACCTTCTAAACCGCCTGCGCGGCGGATAACTCTTGATGAACCATCGCACGGGGTATGATCGTCTTCTAAACCGCCTGCGCGGCGGATAACGTTCTTCTGCGTGCTCTCGAAGTTATCAATGGCTTCTAAACCGCCTGCGCGGCGGATAACTCCCGCCGCCCCAGTCTGCGCTTCATCGGCAACTTCTAAACCGCCTGCGCGGCGGATAACTTTCCGCCCATATCCACGGGCGTGATGGCATACTTCTAAACCGCCTGCGCGGCGGATAACGGCATATACGTTATAGCCGTTTTCCAGCAGCTCTTCTAAACCGCCTGCGCGGCGGATAACACGCCGAAGTGGGAGCCGAAGCCGGGGGAACTCTTCTAAACCGCCTGCGCGGCGGATAACACCATTGCCATGATGGAATCGCGCATGGAGTTCTTCTAAACCGCCTGCGCGGCGGATAACATCCCCTTTAGCAAACAAGGGATGCTTCTGACCTTCTAAACCGCCTGCGCGGCGGATAACGGTGGTGCAAGGCAGGCCCTGTCTGTCGTGATCTTCTAAACCGCCTGCGCGGCGGATAACGCAAGCTGCACGCGACGCTGTGCGAAGCTGTACTTCTAAACCGCCTGCGCGGCGGATAACTGGGGCCCATTCCGTTCTTTGTTGGCGTTGTCCTTCTAAACCGCCTGCGCGGCGGATAACTCACTACGTTCGAGTGTTTGTCGCCAAAAGTACTTCTAAACCGCCTGCGCGGCGGATAACGCTCCCACGTTGCCCGTGGTGCGCGGCATGGCCTTCTAAACCGCCTGCGCGGCGGATAACAAGGTGGTGTCCACCCAGACGGGCACGTTCACCTTCTAAACCGCCTGCGCGGCGGATAACTACACCATGCAGGGCATCCAGAACGTCGAGCACTTCTAAACCGCCTGCGCGGCGGATAACGTTTTCCATTTCGTGCATGGCAGGACACTTCACTTCTAAACCGCCTGCGCGGCGGATAACCAGCCGTCCATACTGCGCTTGTCCTTCCCCTCCTTCTAAACCGCCTGCGCGGCGGATAACATCAAAGAAGAGCGCAGCGTCGATAAGGTCATCTTCTAAACCGCCTGCGCGGCGGATAACAGCAGGCGGCGCAGGTGCTCGGCAGCGAGGAACTTCTAAACCGCCTGCGCGGCGGATAACTAGAGCTTTCTGCTAAAAAATTCTGTTATTTCAGCATACGGCGACACTTTTTGCCTAAAAGTCTTCCCCATTGAGGGTATCCACATATCATACTTATATTATTGAACTTTTTTACAAGCTTTCTCCATGAAGTCAAAAAGAAAGTCCAACACCTCCTTTTCCTGACACAAATCTATAAGACTCAGACGGAACTCCTGCGGAGAAGCCCCCTTCTGAGCGCATTCAAACGCCAGCGGCATAACCAGGGCATCCTTGATGATATCGGCCAGATCGAACACCAGCGCGCCCCGACGTGTCTTGCCGTGCAGCACCGGCATGGCAAAGCTGATCCCCAGTCCGCAAAGAACTACCGACGCATAGCCATAGGCTATGTAATTGCCATGATCCAGAAAACCATTGCAGATATCTGCAAGAGAAGAAGATGCTCTTTTTCCTTCCTCTCTTTTAAAGGGAAAACCGTGCCCTCCGGCAAGATCGGCGTACAGGCGTCTGGCCCAGCGAGCTTCCACAAGCAACAGCTCCTGCGTTCCCTCTGCCCGACTCAACTCCGCATCCACCTGCTGCCGAAGCGCCTCTGAAACAGATATGCCAAGCTGAGACAAAGAGATATTATCCCGCCAGGCTTCCGCCGTCAGCCTCACTCGCTCCTTCAGGAAATACCGGGCCAGTTCCAGTCTTTTCTCTTCCTGAAACCAGAGCCTGCTCCACTCCTGCATATAGTGAGTCGGGCGATACTCACTTTGCGGGACAAGAAAGACCGGATCAACCGCCCCCGACAAAGGGGAACCTCCAGACCCGCAAAATCCCACCAGTACCTGCGATGCCGCCAGCCTGCGCATCGCGGCATCGGTAATGGAAGTCCCCTTTCCCAGCAGCAGAAAGGCCGTATTCCGCTCGGGAATGTTGAATATCTGTTCGAACTCGCCGCCGTCATCCGTAAGATAAACAACACGTTCATCCTGCTGTATTACCCGCGCGTGCTCCAAATAAAAGACATTGGCCCTTTTGGAAAGCATAAGCGGGCGGGGTTCCGTTTTATTTCTCAAAGCCATGGCAGCTCCGGCAGGCAGAACCGGTGTTCTGCTCCGCAGAATCCGTACCCGTTGGGGACGCACTCCCCAGTGGGAGCTTCTCCTTCCATACGCCGCACATGCAGAGAAAAACGGCTCTTATTGCTGCCGCTTCTGAGTATGAAGAATACCAGCCCCTCCGCTCTTGCCTGTCTCATGCGCCTCTCGCGCAAAAGGCCATGCTCCGCGCCTTCATGCCTGTCACTGGCAAGCGTAGGAATGCGAAACCGCGAATGACTGAACCATGGGCCGGTAAAATCTTCCGGTACTCTGCGGGGGATTTCGCAGCGCCCATAATCTCTGAACCACGGAAAGGCGGCAAGCTCCCGCTGAAGCAGCTCAAGATCTTCACGGTCGGACGCAAACACCCGCAGCTGCCCCGCCCTCTCCGCCACGCTGCCCGGCGAGGGTACGGCTACGGCAAAGAGCCCTTTTTTTTGAGAAAAAACACTGTGCAGGCAGGCCAGAATACGGCCCCGCATGAAGGCCGCGCTCATACCGGAATCCTCGCCCTCCACTATCGGAGAAAGCGTGCAGTACCATAACGGCTTCATCTCTAATCGCTCCCGGAAAAAACGCCGCCACGGATAAGACATGCCAGCAGGAACTGCCCTTCATCCGAAAGCGGATCAAGCTCCGCCACACGCAACAGCAGCTTGAAACCGGAAGCATCCCCCTGGTTACGGAAAAACAGTTGAGCATCCAGACTTGCGCCGTTGGGCTCTACAGGAATGGGAATATTTCTTTCCGTAAAACCGGGATACCATGTGTCTACTGTACGCAGCGCATTGCCGATTTTCTGATCACGCAGCGCCGCCTGCCCCATGATGCGCACGGCATGCCTGTCCTGCTCTCCGGCAACCGCCCCCACGCAGTACAGGGGGCGTGCAAAACCACGAGCCTTGTTCTCCAGATAGTTCTGAGAAGGAAATACCTCTACGGGGCCCTCCATGCCGAAATCCATACGGGCGGTCACCCGCAGCGTTGCATGGGTGTCGCCCTTCCAGCCGCGGGCCAGTACCGATGCCGCCTTTTTCTCATCTTCGCTGAAGTCGGTAAAAGAATGCAGCGGGATACTGAGCGCATCAAATATGCAGGACGATCCTTCGGGCATATCCACTCGCACGGAAACCGCGGCAGCTGCGGCACGGTTGCGCCATAAAAAACGGCCGTTGGCAATGTTACGGACATAGCGCAGGGCCAGCCTGTCCAGAGCATCCCCGGCTTTGGCCCCGGCAAGGAAGGTTCGGATCTCCTCCTTGAAGGCAAGGATCTCCTTCATATCGTCTTTCTGTCCGGGCGC
This genomic stretch from Mailhella massiliensis harbors:
- the cas1f gene encoding type I-F CRISPR-associated endonuclease Cas1f; amino-acid sequence: MALRNKTEPRPLMLSKRANVFYLEHARVIQQDERVVYLTDDGGEFEQIFNIPERNTAFLLLGKGTSITDAAMRRLAASQVLVGFCGSGGSPLSGAVDPVFLVPQSEYRPTHYMQEWSRLWFQEEKRLELARYFLKERVRLTAEAWRDNISLSQLGISVSEALRQQVDAELSRAEGTQELLLVEARWARRLYADLAGGHGFPFKREEGKRASSSLADICNGFLDHGNYIAYGYASVVLCGLGISFAMPVLHGKTRRGALVFDLADIIKDALVMPLAFECAQKGASPQEFRLSLIDLCQEKEVLDFLFDFMEKACKKVQ
- a CDS encoding type I-F CRISPR-associated endoribonuclease Cas6/Csy4, whose protein sequence is MSAAFMRGRILACLHSVFSQKKGLFAVAVPSPGSVAERAGQLRVFASDREDLELLQRELAAFPWFRDYGRCEIPRRVPEDFTGPWFSHSRFRIPTLASDRHEGAEHGLLRERRMRQARAEGLVFFILRSGSNKSRFSLHVRRMEGEAPTGECVPNGYGFCGAEHRFCLPELPWL
- the csy3 gene encoding type I-F CRISPR-associated protein Csy3 encodes the protein MAKIKKLPGVLSFQRCLVMTDGLFYSEMKDGSVVPLPVMRHGIRGTQNVNKASKKGAESAASAKREEVSNIQTTDSAKTAAGSVAAQVRFSLRGVDVDKALFACAPGQKDDMKEILAFKEEIRTFLAGAKAGDALDRLALRYVRNIANGRFLWRNRAAAAAVSVRVDMPEGSSCIFDALSIPLHSFTDFSEDEKKAASVLARGWKGDTHATLRVTARMDFGMEGPVEVFPSQNYLENKARGFARPLYCVGAVAGEQDRHAVRIMGQAALRDQKIGNALRTVDTWYPGFTERNIPIPVEPNGASLDAQLFFRNQGDASGFKLLLRVAELDPLSDEGQFLLACLIRGGVFSGSD